One window of the Populus nigra chromosome 4, ddPopNigr1.1, whole genome shotgun sequence genome contains the following:
- the LOC133691963 gene encoding NAD kinase 2, chloroplastic-like isoform X2, with amino-acid sequence MVLCLFHVPVIMNRLSTVAGILSSCSCSFKLNNRDTKLVGFGFELQRKERLKRKLKFVVSAELSKSLSVNLGLDSKLPWIGPVPGDIAEVEAYCRIFRAAERLHAALMDTLCNPLTGECKISYDFPSEEKPLLEDKIVPVLGCILSLLNKGREDVLSGRSSIMNSFRAAEVSAMEGKLPPLAIFRSEMKRCCESLHVALENFLTPDDDRSLDVWRKLQRLKNVCYDSGFPRRDDYPCHMLFANWNAVYFSTSREDIISKNSEFAFWMGGQVTEEGLNWLLERGFKTIVDLRAEIIKDNFYKAAVDDAIAAGKVELIKIDVEDRTAPSMEQVEKFASLVSDSSKKPIYLHSKEGVRRTSAMVSRWRQYMTRSASLITTPRDKGLQDTNEKGGRQGPSFIGGGSHPRQENGSLSETLNKRHGSNGLSNGAVSPKDENGQSINETYNVHASVQDSIPLETVENKVGSVANISMEADPLKAQVPPCNFFSKAEMSKFFRSKKFKPPAYSNYQLKGFEKLHVSRTASVETFQKVDGTDPESRFVEAKRSNGLVSGKMASSKPQSSPADSDKHLNGSSDASAGSGMGVFSGGERRFMTGNNVSTTVVENLTEHLARASIKDGGENNGVAYLSSSDDDLCTIEGNMCASATGVVRVQSRRKAEMFLVRTDGFSCTREQVTESSLAFTHPSTQQQMLMWKSMPKTVLLLKKLGQELLEEAKEVASFLYHQEKMNVLVEPDVHDIFARIPGFGFVQTFYSQDTSDLHEMVDFVACLGGDGVILHASNLFRGAFPPVVSFNLGSLGFLTSHYFEDYRQDLRQVIHGNNTLDGVYITLRMRLRCEIFRNGKAVPGKVFDILNEVVVDRGSNPYLSKIECYEHDRLITKVQGDGVIVATPTGSTAYSTSAGGSMVHPNVPCMLFTPICPHSLSFRPVILPDSARLELKIPEDARSNAWVSFDGKRRQQLSRGDSVRISMSQHPLPTVNKSDQTGDWFHSLVRCLNWNERLDQKAL; translated from the exons ATGGTGCTATGTCTCTTCCATGTGCCTGTCATCATGAATAGGTTATCTACGGTCGCCGGAATATTATCGTCATGTTCGTGCTCCTTCAAGCTCAATAACAGAGACACCAAACTGGTGGGTTTTGGGTTTGAGTTGCAAAGAAAGGAGAGGTTAAAGAGAAAGCTTAAGTTTGTCGTCAGCGCGGAGTTATCCAAGTCTCTCTCTGTGAACTTGGGTTTGGACTCTAAG TTGCCTTGGATTGGTCCAGTTCCCGGGGACATTGCAGAAGTCGAGGCTTATTGTAGAATATTTAGAGCAGCTGAACGGCTTCATGCTGCATTGATGGATACATTATGCAATCCATTGACTGGGGAGTGTAAAATTTCTTATGATTTTCCGTCAGAGGAAAAGCCATTATTGGAAGATAAAATAGTACCCGTGCTTGGCTGCATCCTATCGCTTTTGAACAAAGGAAGAGAAGATGTTCTTTCTGGAAGATCTTCCATCATGAATTCCTTTCGGGCTGCAGAAGTAAGTGCGATGGAGGGTAAACTCCCACCACTAGCCATTTTCAGGAGTGAGATGAAAAGGTGTTGTGAGAGTTTGCATGTTGCTCTTGAAAACTTTTTGACACCTGACGATGATCGAAGCCTGGATGTATGGAGGAAACTGCAGAGGCTGAAGAATGTATGCTATGATTCTGGGTTCCCCCGTCGTGATGATTATCCTTGTCATATGCTGTTTGCAAATTGGAATGCTGTTTATTTCTCCACTTCTAGAGAAGACATAATCTCCAAAAATTCCGAGTTTGCATTTTGGATGGGTGGGCAGGTAACGGAGGAAGGTTTAAATTGGTTGCTGGAGAGAGGATTCAAGACCATTGTAGATCTTAGAGCAGAAATTATTAAGGATAACTTCTACAAAGCAGCGGTAGATGATGCTATTGCAGCTGGGAAAGTTGAACTGATTAAAATTGATGTTGAAGATAGGACAGCTCCATCAATGGAGCAGGTTGAAAAGTTTGCATCTTTGGTTTCAGATAGCAGCAAAAAGCCCATATATCTCCACAGCAAGGAAGGAGTACGGAGAACTTCCGCTATGGTCTCCAGATGGAGGCAGTATATGACTCGCAGTGCATCTCTGATCACCACTCCAAGAGACAAGGGACTACAAGATACAAATGAAAAGGGAGGAAGGCAGGGACCTTCCTTCATTGGAGGGGGGTCCCACCCCAGACAGGAAAATGGATCTCTGTCGGAGACTTTGAATAAACGTCACGGTTCAAATGGATTATCTAATGGAGCTGTCTCTCCAAAGGATGAAAATGGTCAGAGCATTAATGAGACATACAATGTCCATGCCTCTGTTCAAGATTCTATTCCATTAGAAACGGTAGAAAACAAGGTAGGATCTGTTGCAAACATATCCATGGAAGCTGACCCTCTGAAGGCTCAGGTTCCTCCTTGCAATTTCTTTTCCAAAGCAGAGATGTCCAAATTTTTCAGaagtaaaaaattcaaacctCCAGCATACTCTAATTATCAGTTGAAAGGGTTTGAAAAGTTGCATGTTTCTAGAACGGCAAGTGTTGAGACATTCCAGAAAGTTGATGGTACTGATCCTGAGTCAAGGTTCGTGGAGGCAAAAAGATCCAATGGATTGGTCAGTGGTAAAATGGCATCTTCAAAGCCTCAGAGCTCACCTGCTGACAGTGACAAGCATCTGAATGGCAGCAGTGATGCTTCTGCTGGTTCAGGCATGGGTGTATTTAGTGGAGGGGAGAGGCGTTTCATGACTGGAAACAATGTCTCTACCACTgtggttgagaatttaactgAGCATCTTGCACGCGCATCAATCAAGGATGGTGGTGAAAACAATGGTGTTGCTTACTTATCCTCCAGTGATGATGACTTGTGCACAATTGAAGGAAACATGTGTGCTTCTGCAACTGGTGTTGTAAGGGTGCAGTCAAGAAGGAAAGCAGAGATGTTTCTTGTGCGGACAGATGGATTCTCCTGCACCAGAGAGCAGGTTACAGAATCTTCCCTGGCCTTCACTCATCCTAGCACCCAGCAACAGATGCTTATGTGGAAATCCATGCCAAAGACAGTACTATTGTTGAAGAAGCTGGGGCAAGAACTCTTGGAAGAAGCAAAAGAG GTTGCCTCCTTCTTGTACCACCAAGAGAAAATGAATGTTCTTGTTGAACCTGACGTTCATGACATATTTGCTAGAATTCCAGGGTTTGGATTTGTTCAGACCTTTTATAGTCAAGATACCAG TGATCTTCATGAGATGGTTGATTTCGTGGCTTGCTTGGGAGGAGATGGGGTTATATTACACGCATCAAATTTATTTCGAGGGGCGTTTCCACCTGTTGTGTCCTTTAATCTTGGATCTCTTGGATTTCTGACTTCCCATTAT tttgaaGACTACAGGCAGGACTTGAGACAGGTTATCCATGGGAATAACACCTTGGACGGTGTTTATATAACTCTTAGAATGCGCCTTCGGTGCGAAATCTTTCGCAATGGTAAAGCAGTGCCCGGGAAAGTATTTGATATCTTAAATGAGGTGGTTGTTGATCGGGGTTCTAATCCATATCTTTCCAAGATTGAATGCTATGAGCATGACCGACTTATAACCAAG GTGCAAGGTGATGGAGTCATAGTGGCTACACCTACAGGAAGTACTGCTTATTCCACATCTGCTGGAGGTTCCATG GTGCATCCAAATGTTCCTTGCATGCTGTTTACCCCTATCTGCCCGCATTCTCTCTCATTTAGGCCAGTCATACTTCCAGATTCTGCGAGACTTGAATTAAAG ATTCCAGAGGATGCTCGAAGTAATGCATGGGTTTCTTTTGATGGGAAGAGGAGGCAGCAGCTCTCAAGAGGGGATTCAGTCCGGATATCTATGAGCCAGCACCCACTTCCAACAGTCAACAAATCTGATCAAACAGGCGATTGGTTTCACAGCTTGGTCCGCTGCCTAAACTGGAACGAGAGGCTAGATCAGAAGGCCCTTTGA
- the LOC133691963 gene encoding NAD kinase 2, chloroplastic-like isoform X1, with product MVLCLFHVPVIMNRLSTVAGILSSCSCSFKLNNRDTKLVGFGFELQRKERLKRKLKFVVSAELSKSLSVNLGLDSKNISQSHDLSQLPWIGPVPGDIAEVEAYCRIFRAAERLHAALMDTLCNPLTGECKISYDFPSEEKPLLEDKIVPVLGCILSLLNKGREDVLSGRSSIMNSFRAAEVSAMEGKLPPLAIFRSEMKRCCESLHVALENFLTPDDDRSLDVWRKLQRLKNVCYDSGFPRRDDYPCHMLFANWNAVYFSTSREDIISKNSEFAFWMGGQVTEEGLNWLLERGFKTIVDLRAEIIKDNFYKAAVDDAIAAGKVELIKIDVEDRTAPSMEQVEKFASLVSDSSKKPIYLHSKEGVRRTSAMVSRWRQYMTRSASLITTPRDKGLQDTNEKGGRQGPSFIGGGSHPRQENGSLSETLNKRHGSNGLSNGAVSPKDENGQSINETYNVHASVQDSIPLETVENKVGSVANISMEADPLKAQVPPCNFFSKAEMSKFFRSKKFKPPAYSNYQLKGFEKLHVSRTASVETFQKVDGTDPESRFVEAKRSNGLVSGKMASSKPQSSPADSDKHLNGSSDASAGSGMGVFSGGERRFMTGNNVSTTVVENLTEHLARASIKDGGENNGVAYLSSSDDDLCTIEGNMCASATGVVRVQSRRKAEMFLVRTDGFSCTREQVTESSLAFTHPSTQQQMLMWKSMPKTVLLLKKLGQELLEEAKEVASFLYHQEKMNVLVEPDVHDIFARIPGFGFVQTFYSQDTSDLHEMVDFVACLGGDGVILHASNLFRGAFPPVVSFNLGSLGFLTSHYFEDYRQDLRQVIHGNNTLDGVYITLRMRLRCEIFRNGKAVPGKVFDILNEVVVDRGSNPYLSKIECYEHDRLITKVQGDGVIVATPTGSTAYSTSAGGSMVHPNVPCMLFTPICPHSLSFRPVILPDSARLELKIPEDARSNAWVSFDGKRRQQLSRGDSVRISMSQHPLPTVNKSDQTGDWFHSLVRCLNWNERLDQKAL from the exons ATGGTGCTATGTCTCTTCCATGTGCCTGTCATCATGAATAGGTTATCTACGGTCGCCGGAATATTATCGTCATGTTCGTGCTCCTTCAAGCTCAATAACAGAGACACCAAACTGGTGGGTTTTGGGTTTGAGTTGCAAAGAAAGGAGAGGTTAAAGAGAAAGCTTAAGTTTGTCGTCAGCGCGGAGTTATCCAAGTCTCTCTCTGTGAACTTGGGTTTGGACTCTAAG aacaTCAGCCAGTCTCATGATCTATCACAGTTGCCTTGGATTGGTCCAGTTCCCGGGGACATTGCAGAAGTCGAGGCTTATTGTAGAATATTTAGAGCAGCTGAACGGCTTCATGCTGCATTGATGGATACATTATGCAATCCATTGACTGGGGAGTGTAAAATTTCTTATGATTTTCCGTCAGAGGAAAAGCCATTATTGGAAGATAAAATAGTACCCGTGCTTGGCTGCATCCTATCGCTTTTGAACAAAGGAAGAGAAGATGTTCTTTCTGGAAGATCTTCCATCATGAATTCCTTTCGGGCTGCAGAAGTAAGTGCGATGGAGGGTAAACTCCCACCACTAGCCATTTTCAGGAGTGAGATGAAAAGGTGTTGTGAGAGTTTGCATGTTGCTCTTGAAAACTTTTTGACACCTGACGATGATCGAAGCCTGGATGTATGGAGGAAACTGCAGAGGCTGAAGAATGTATGCTATGATTCTGGGTTCCCCCGTCGTGATGATTATCCTTGTCATATGCTGTTTGCAAATTGGAATGCTGTTTATTTCTCCACTTCTAGAGAAGACATAATCTCCAAAAATTCCGAGTTTGCATTTTGGATGGGTGGGCAGGTAACGGAGGAAGGTTTAAATTGGTTGCTGGAGAGAGGATTCAAGACCATTGTAGATCTTAGAGCAGAAATTATTAAGGATAACTTCTACAAAGCAGCGGTAGATGATGCTATTGCAGCTGGGAAAGTTGAACTGATTAAAATTGATGTTGAAGATAGGACAGCTCCATCAATGGAGCAGGTTGAAAAGTTTGCATCTTTGGTTTCAGATAGCAGCAAAAAGCCCATATATCTCCACAGCAAGGAAGGAGTACGGAGAACTTCCGCTATGGTCTCCAGATGGAGGCAGTATATGACTCGCAGTGCATCTCTGATCACCACTCCAAGAGACAAGGGACTACAAGATACAAATGAAAAGGGAGGAAGGCAGGGACCTTCCTTCATTGGAGGGGGGTCCCACCCCAGACAGGAAAATGGATCTCTGTCGGAGACTTTGAATAAACGTCACGGTTCAAATGGATTATCTAATGGAGCTGTCTCTCCAAAGGATGAAAATGGTCAGAGCATTAATGAGACATACAATGTCCATGCCTCTGTTCAAGATTCTATTCCATTAGAAACGGTAGAAAACAAGGTAGGATCTGTTGCAAACATATCCATGGAAGCTGACCCTCTGAAGGCTCAGGTTCCTCCTTGCAATTTCTTTTCCAAAGCAGAGATGTCCAAATTTTTCAGaagtaaaaaattcaaacctCCAGCATACTCTAATTATCAGTTGAAAGGGTTTGAAAAGTTGCATGTTTCTAGAACGGCAAGTGTTGAGACATTCCAGAAAGTTGATGGTACTGATCCTGAGTCAAGGTTCGTGGAGGCAAAAAGATCCAATGGATTGGTCAGTGGTAAAATGGCATCTTCAAAGCCTCAGAGCTCACCTGCTGACAGTGACAAGCATCTGAATGGCAGCAGTGATGCTTCTGCTGGTTCAGGCATGGGTGTATTTAGTGGAGGGGAGAGGCGTTTCATGACTGGAAACAATGTCTCTACCACTgtggttgagaatttaactgAGCATCTTGCACGCGCATCAATCAAGGATGGTGGTGAAAACAATGGTGTTGCTTACTTATCCTCCAGTGATGATGACTTGTGCACAATTGAAGGAAACATGTGTGCTTCTGCAACTGGTGTTGTAAGGGTGCAGTCAAGAAGGAAAGCAGAGATGTTTCTTGTGCGGACAGATGGATTCTCCTGCACCAGAGAGCAGGTTACAGAATCTTCCCTGGCCTTCACTCATCCTAGCACCCAGCAACAGATGCTTATGTGGAAATCCATGCCAAAGACAGTACTATTGTTGAAGAAGCTGGGGCAAGAACTCTTGGAAGAAGCAAAAGAG GTTGCCTCCTTCTTGTACCACCAAGAGAAAATGAATGTTCTTGTTGAACCTGACGTTCATGACATATTTGCTAGAATTCCAGGGTTTGGATTTGTTCAGACCTTTTATAGTCAAGATACCAG TGATCTTCATGAGATGGTTGATTTCGTGGCTTGCTTGGGAGGAGATGGGGTTATATTACACGCATCAAATTTATTTCGAGGGGCGTTTCCACCTGTTGTGTCCTTTAATCTTGGATCTCTTGGATTTCTGACTTCCCATTAT tttgaaGACTACAGGCAGGACTTGAGACAGGTTATCCATGGGAATAACACCTTGGACGGTGTTTATATAACTCTTAGAATGCGCCTTCGGTGCGAAATCTTTCGCAATGGTAAAGCAGTGCCCGGGAAAGTATTTGATATCTTAAATGAGGTGGTTGTTGATCGGGGTTCTAATCCATATCTTTCCAAGATTGAATGCTATGAGCATGACCGACTTATAACCAAG GTGCAAGGTGATGGAGTCATAGTGGCTACACCTACAGGAAGTACTGCTTATTCCACATCTGCTGGAGGTTCCATG GTGCATCCAAATGTTCCTTGCATGCTGTTTACCCCTATCTGCCCGCATTCTCTCTCATTTAGGCCAGTCATACTTCCAGATTCTGCGAGACTTGAATTAAAG ATTCCAGAGGATGCTCGAAGTAATGCATGGGTTTCTTTTGATGGGAAGAGGAGGCAGCAGCTCTCAAGAGGGGATTCAGTCCGGATATCTATGAGCCAGCACCCACTTCCAACAGTCAACAAATCTGATCAAACAGGCGATTGGTTTCACAGCTTGGTCCGCTGCCTAAACTGGAACGAGAGGCTAGATCAGAAGGCCCTTTGA
- the LOC133691963 gene encoding NAD kinase 2, chloroplastic-like isoform X4, producing MDTLCNPLTGECKISYDFPSEEKPLLEDKIVPVLGCILSLLNKGREDVLSGRSSIMNSFRAAEVSAMEGKLPPLAIFRSEMKRCCESLHVALENFLTPDDDRSLDVWRKLQRLKNVCYDSGFPRRDDYPCHMLFANWNAVYFSTSREDIISKNSEFAFWMGGQVTEEGLNWLLERGFKTIVDLRAEIIKDNFYKAAVDDAIAAGKVELIKIDVEDRTAPSMEQVEKFASLVSDSSKKPIYLHSKEGVRRTSAMVSRWRQYMTRSASLITTPRDKGLQDTNEKGGRQGPSFIGGGSHPRQENGSLSETLNKRHGSNGLSNGAVSPKDENGQSINETYNVHASVQDSIPLETVENKVGSVANISMEADPLKAQVPPCNFFSKAEMSKFFRSKKFKPPAYSNYQLKGFEKLHVSRTASVETFQKVDGTDPESRFVEAKRSNGLVSGKMASSKPQSSPADSDKHLNGSSDASAGSGMGVFSGGERRFMTGNNVSTTVVENLTEHLARASIKDGGENNGVAYLSSSDDDLCTIEGNMCASATGVVRVQSRRKAEMFLVRTDGFSCTREQVTESSLAFTHPSTQQQMLMWKSMPKTVLLLKKLGQELLEEAKEVASFLYHQEKMNVLVEPDVHDIFARIPGFGFVQTFYSQDTSDLHEMVDFVACLGGDGVILHASNLFRGAFPPVVSFNLGSLGFLTSHYFEDYRQDLRQVIHGNNTLDGVYITLRMRLRCEIFRNGKAVPGKVFDILNEVVVDRGSNPYLSKIECYEHDRLITKVQGDGVIVATPTGSTAYSTSAGGSMVHPNVPCMLFTPICPHSLSFRPVILPDSARLELKIPEDARSNAWVSFDGKRRQQLSRGDSVRISMSQHPLPTVNKSDQTGDWFHSLVRCLNWNERLDQKAL from the exons ATGGATACATTATGCAATCCATTGACTGGGGAGTGTAAAATTTCTTATGATTTTCCGTCAGAGGAAAAGCCATTATTGGAAGATAAAATAGTACCCGTGCTTGGCTGCATCCTATCGCTTTTGAACAAAGGAAGAGAAGATGTTCTTTCTGGAAGATCTTCCATCATGAATTCCTTTCGGGCTGCAGAAGTAAGTGCGATGGAGGGTAAACTCCCACCACTAGCCATTTTCAGGAGTGAGATGAAAAGGTGTTGTGAGAGTTTGCATGTTGCTCTTGAAAACTTTTTGACACCTGACGATGATCGAAGCCTGGATGTATGGAGGAAACTGCAGAGGCTGAAGAATGTATGCTATGATTCTGGGTTCCCCCGTCGTGATGATTATCCTTGTCATATGCTGTTTGCAAATTGGAATGCTGTTTATTTCTCCACTTCTAGAGAAGACATAATCTCCAAAAATTCCGAGTTTGCATTTTGGATGGGTGGGCAGGTAACGGAGGAAGGTTTAAATTGGTTGCTGGAGAGAGGATTCAAGACCATTGTAGATCTTAGAGCAGAAATTATTAAGGATAACTTCTACAAAGCAGCGGTAGATGATGCTATTGCAGCTGGGAAAGTTGAACTGATTAAAATTGATGTTGAAGATAGGACAGCTCCATCAATGGAGCAGGTTGAAAAGTTTGCATCTTTGGTTTCAGATAGCAGCAAAAAGCCCATATATCTCCACAGCAAGGAAGGAGTACGGAGAACTTCCGCTATGGTCTCCAGATGGAGGCAGTATATGACTCGCAGTGCATCTCTGATCACCACTCCAAGAGACAAGGGACTACAAGATACAAATGAAAAGGGAGGAAGGCAGGGACCTTCCTTCATTGGAGGGGGGTCCCACCCCAGACAGGAAAATGGATCTCTGTCGGAGACTTTGAATAAACGTCACGGTTCAAATGGATTATCTAATGGAGCTGTCTCTCCAAAGGATGAAAATGGTCAGAGCATTAATGAGACATACAATGTCCATGCCTCTGTTCAAGATTCTATTCCATTAGAAACGGTAGAAAACAAGGTAGGATCTGTTGCAAACATATCCATGGAAGCTGACCCTCTGAAGGCTCAGGTTCCTCCTTGCAATTTCTTTTCCAAAGCAGAGATGTCCAAATTTTTCAGaagtaaaaaattcaaacctCCAGCATACTCTAATTATCAGTTGAAAGGGTTTGAAAAGTTGCATGTTTCTAGAACGGCAAGTGTTGAGACATTCCAGAAAGTTGATGGTACTGATCCTGAGTCAAGGTTCGTGGAGGCAAAAAGATCCAATGGATTGGTCAGTGGTAAAATGGCATCTTCAAAGCCTCAGAGCTCACCTGCTGACAGTGACAAGCATCTGAATGGCAGCAGTGATGCTTCTGCTGGTTCAGGCATGGGTGTATTTAGTGGAGGGGAGAGGCGTTTCATGACTGGAAACAATGTCTCTACCACTgtggttgagaatttaactgAGCATCTTGCACGCGCATCAATCAAGGATGGTGGTGAAAACAATGGTGTTGCTTACTTATCCTCCAGTGATGATGACTTGTGCACAATTGAAGGAAACATGTGTGCTTCTGCAACTGGTGTTGTAAGGGTGCAGTCAAGAAGGAAAGCAGAGATGTTTCTTGTGCGGACAGATGGATTCTCCTGCACCAGAGAGCAGGTTACAGAATCTTCCCTGGCCTTCACTCATCCTAGCACCCAGCAACAGATGCTTATGTGGAAATCCATGCCAAAGACAGTACTATTGTTGAAGAAGCTGGGGCAAGAACTCTTGGAAGAAGCAAAAGAG GTTGCCTCCTTCTTGTACCACCAAGAGAAAATGAATGTTCTTGTTGAACCTGACGTTCATGACATATTTGCTAGAATTCCAGGGTTTGGATTTGTTCAGACCTTTTATAGTCAAGATACCAG TGATCTTCATGAGATGGTTGATTTCGTGGCTTGCTTGGGAGGAGATGGGGTTATATTACACGCATCAAATTTATTTCGAGGGGCGTTTCCACCTGTTGTGTCCTTTAATCTTGGATCTCTTGGATTTCTGACTTCCCATTAT tttgaaGACTACAGGCAGGACTTGAGACAGGTTATCCATGGGAATAACACCTTGGACGGTGTTTATATAACTCTTAGAATGCGCCTTCGGTGCGAAATCTTTCGCAATGGTAAAGCAGTGCCCGGGAAAGTATTTGATATCTTAAATGAGGTGGTTGTTGATCGGGGTTCTAATCCATATCTTTCCAAGATTGAATGCTATGAGCATGACCGACTTATAACCAAG GTGCAAGGTGATGGAGTCATAGTGGCTACACCTACAGGAAGTACTGCTTATTCCACATCTGCTGGAGGTTCCATG GTGCATCCAAATGTTCCTTGCATGCTGTTTACCCCTATCTGCCCGCATTCTCTCTCATTTAGGCCAGTCATACTTCCAGATTCTGCGAGACTTGAATTAAAG ATTCCAGAGGATGCTCGAAGTAATGCATGGGTTTCTTTTGATGGGAAGAGGAGGCAGCAGCTCTCAAGAGGGGATTCAGTCCGGATATCTATGAGCCAGCACCCACTTCCAACAGTCAACAAATCTGATCAAACAGGCGATTGGTTTCACAGCTTGGTCCGCTGCCTAAACTGGAACGAGAGGCTAGATCAGAAGGCCCTTTGA